The DNA window TTGCTAGCGGTTattttcatcaaaaaaaaaaatgttgttgtaGGTTGGCCGAGAAACGGAGGCCATCCACGTCTTCCGCCACATGTTCCAACTGAACACGCGTGGGAAAGGAGCATCTTGGCCTGTAAGTAGATGAAGCTGCCACAGTTCACGTCTGTATAAAAGCGCTTGATTGCGTCATCACGTCAGCCAGCGAGACGCTTCCGTTTGCTTTCGCAGGAGTTTTCACTGCACGTGAACGCCAAGCAAAGAGCGTATGAGAACAACACGCCACGGCCGTGCGGACGACTCGCCGCTCTACTGCAAAAGGTAAACTGATCACAAAGTCAAATCCAACCAAAGCACACATGAAGTCATTTGTGTCCTCGCCACACGACAGGCTGCGATGCCGGTCCGCCGGATGTTTGCCGCCAACCTCAAATCCAGAAGCACCGTGCTGCTCATCATCTTCTACTGCATCTCCTTCGGGTAAGTCTCCTTGGGTCGGCATTCCAGAAGTGTGACGATTGACGAGGCAACTTCTCCTAGCTACTACGGGCTGTGGATGTGGTTCCCCGAGCTGTTTTCCAGATTGGAGGCCGGCAGCTCCCCGTGCACCAACACGTCCGCCCCGGCTCAGCAGCCCAACCGCAGCTGCTACCCCGTCAAGACCGTCGGTACGTAATTGTACAAACACGCTCTCACCAAATTAATAACgcttcattttgaaattcGTATTGATTTGGCCCCCACAGTCTACGAGGAGGGCTTCTTGATCGCCGCCGCCAACCTACCCGGCAACATCTTCACCATCCTGGCGATGGACTACATCGGAGGGAAGCTGCTCCTCTGTGAGGAAGGCCACACTCCACATTTATTGCCCACCCGGTGGTCATTTGTCCCCCATTTGATTTGACGTTTGGCGTGTCCGCAGCGCTCAGCCTGCTGGTGTCCAGCCTGAGCGTGTTCCTCATCTACCTGGTGCAGACCAAAAGCCAAAGTCTGCTGTTGTCCTGCTTGTTCAGCGGAGTGTCCGTCATGGCCTGGAACGCTTTGGACGTGGTGGCTACGGAGCTCTACCCGACACAGCTACGGTACTTTGAGGGGggtggggcttttttttttctttcttcttcttgacacAGTCAgtgccattttaaaaatataaaaaaagtcaaataactTGGACGatgacttttaatatctttgcTCACCTCTGATGGTTTTCCTCCCGGGCGCAGTTCATCGGCGCTTGGCTTCTTCACGGGGGCGGGCCGAGTGGCGGCCATTATGGGGAACGTGGTCTTTGGCAATATGCTGGATTCGGCCTGCGCCGTGCCCATCCTGCTGGTGTCGGCCATGCTGCTGACCGGCGGCCTGTCGGCTTTCTTCCTCCCGCGAACCAAACAGATGGAGCttacctgacttttttttaccttggtGTGTACGGGCAAGTCAAGATCATGGGAAATAATtccaaaaataactttttgaaGATGTTCATATTTGACAGTGCTCAATAAtcattgcacatttttgttcctatttttaaattatttatatattgtttgtgtcttttttcaatgtacactggaaaataaaacatctgcatttttgtaatttttttttttatttgtctaaTAAATAAACTTCCACTAGTCAAGCAGGACATACAGCCGTTGTGATTAAAAGTAATGATACTTAACACGTCagttcatttgaaaacaaacattgcttGGGAGATGATTcagcacaatttgtttttgctttcttatatataaaaaaacatgacatgtgtattttgaatttgtggaatttggtaaaatagtttttaaataatataaattagataACTATTAAATTAATTGACTTAGATACAAATAATTCTAAAATTACCAAGGTGATAACCAAATcttaatatgatttttttttttaaagtgttatATGTAACTGGAATTTTGGTATGAATTGGTTTTAATACATAAAAACTGACTAAAATTATTAGAATAAAATAACTAGAATTTTTCTCAACTGTTCCTTAATTTGGtagaaaaatcatttaaaatgacaaatgaaaaacaaatgaaaattttaaattacaaatgaaaaacatccaACTAATATTAACAAACATCTAAATAGGcaaatttagttgtttttttttaaaacaaaaaaaaattctccaaTGTTCTTCAATCTAGACTATGGTGCAAActattgaagaaaaatattcacataaatattttacaatcaaataaaaagagatagtttaaaaaaaaaagaacatgccaaAAGCAGGCATTTTGGAGGCAGCATTTCAAAGTAACAAAGTAGCTGTGAGTGCTGTCATGTTGCTCCCATGTGCAGACGCGATTGTCACAAAGACGAGATGTTGCGAAGGAAATCCCACAAACATTCTGGGAGAAGGCGGGAGACAAACGGACAGGAAGGGAGAGCGAGCGTGTCACTGCGTGAGAGCCAGCAGGACGTCCTTTACCAGCATGGTGCCGATCACCATCTTGTCGCAGTTGAGCGTCAGCCGGGCCGCGCCGTCCTCCTCGCTGGCCACGGTGACCAGCACCAGGCTGCCGCCGCTGGCCGTCCTGCCGGCAAACCTGTGCACGGGAAACGGAGGAGCGGAAAGACCGAGCGCCGGACTGAAGTCAAAGCGGAACAGAAGTTAAAAGTGCCAAAGGCGGCAGAATGAAGAAAATGCGGAGAGTGAAGGAAATGGAattatatatgatttttttttatatgtacaGGGTCCGGCAATTATATATTTGATATAATTTTCCCTCCCTTACCTGCACTCCTTGTCAGAACCGCAGGGCACTCTGCTGAGGTTGGCGGCGGCCGTCACCTTCTGCACGATGGTGTGCTCGTTCCGGCACTTGGCGCCCAGCGTCAGCTTCTCCGTGATCTCGTTCATGCCCATCAGCTGACCTGTTGGATTCAAACAACGGCACACGCTGAAGATACGCGCAAAAGCAACGGTGAAGGGCGTTGTGTGCCAACCACTCACCTTGCTCCTTTTTAAACTCGTTCTCGGTCATAAAAACGGGTTTCATCAGCTCTCCCACTGGCGGCTGGATGGACACGAAGAACTTCCTGCTGTGAGtgctggggagaaaaaaaaaaatattgatttgttGACTTAGTCCGTTATCGGGGCTAAGTATTCTCACCACAGCTGGAAATTTGCCGCTTGTGTGGAGTCGCAGAAGTCGATGCCCATCACCGCCGTGGCCGTCTCGCCCGCAGGCAGCAGCTCTGCCGACAGGAAGCGATTTTTTTGGCCGACTCCGCCCACTTCCGGTAAACGTTGTGCCTTCACTCACCGATCTCTGGGAACTCCTTGACCCTCATGCCGGACTGCAGCTTAACATCCTCCATGTGGAGGTTCTTGGCGTCAGCGGCGGCGCTGTTGACAAACTGTATCTGCACCGCCACCATGTTGGTGTCGGGGCCGAACGGCTGGCGGCTGAAGCAGTACTCCACCGACAGGCCCTCGCCGGTGATGCGGTGCAGCAGTTCGTAGCTCTTTTGCGCCCCCGGTGGTGAGATGGCCTGTCGGCAAGAGGGGGCACAGACATGAGCCATTGGAACgaatataattaataaataaataaataaataaataaaaagatgaataaatacataaataaatacattaattaaaaataaatgaataaacgaataaatgaataaataatagaaagctaataaatataataactaaataaataatcgaAAGCTAATAaatagacaaataaataagtgactaaataaataaataaagataaacattttagGGCAAATTCCAAATCTACTTGGAAATTGCGTACCCTTACCGTGGGCGAGAGGACCGAGTCGGACAAAGACAAGCCCTCCAGGTCGGTCGCGAGGCTGCTGGACAGGAAGGAGTTGACGGGCGTCACTTGAGGCGAAGGGGCAGCTTCGACTGAGGAGccgcaaacaaaagaaatgtctGAAAAGGTCACATGCCAgttgtgaaaacaaaagaagaggaaaacaaaaacttacAGTCGTCAAGGTCCAGCAGCGACATTTCTTTCTTGCTCTCTTTTGTGACGGGCTTGGGGGGAGCTTTGGATTGCACTGCCTGCGagaaagaaacatttggagGTTCTCAAAACCAAGGAATTGTTACGTTTACATTGACTAACTTTTGATTTCATCTTTACACGCGTCTGTaccttcttcttgtttttgacaTCCACCTCCGACTCGGAGTCTTCTGATTCGGACGGGATACTTTCGGAATCGCTGTCGTCGTCTTCGTCCGACTCCGACTCGGAGTCGCTCTTCTGTTGCTTGCTTTTCCTGGCGCGCTTCCTGACTTCCTCCTCACTGCTCTGCTCACTGCTGCCAACATTTCCACGTGTTCAATCTGTCCAAAGACCAAAAGCGCAATCTCACCTTTCGCTTCTTTGTACCGGCTTCTTCAAttcttccttctttttcttcttcttcgtgtccttctcctcttcctcggagTCGGATGCTTCTTCACTTTCTTGGCTCTCGGATCCCGAGCCGCTTTCGGCGCTGCCGCTTCCGCTGTCGGAGCCGCTGGAGTACGACTCTACGCGGGCGGAAGTCGGATAAATGTGTGACCTCATGACCTCATCGTTTCAAATAAacgtgatttttcttttttaacttaccgctgtcCGCAGACTCGGTGGGCCCGGACTCGCCCTCGGAATCGGAATAGAAAGGCTTCTCTactttcttctccttccttttCTCTCGACTGCTGCATTTGGTCCACTCGGGCACCTGGCGAGAGcgcggtaaaaaaaaaaaaatcgttagGCCGGCGCCACACCGGCCCCCCCCTTTGAGACGGAAGCGGCGAGCCACAACGGCAACAGCGGCACGGCCACGCAAGCCTCGGCCTGGGGCTCGATGCAGACGGATGAAGCCGGCCGGCCCAAAGTCAGCCCTGAGTgctttgtggctttttttttttaacccattaGCAGTTCCATTCGGAGAAGTGATGTCTTTGGGAAGTCACTCGCATTGTATGagaatatccatccatccgttttcTCCGACTTTGTTTCACCCAAGGTGCACCCAATCAATATCGTCAAATTTTTGGATCAATCAACCAAGTCATCTAAACACACTGAAGCTTCTCTCCCAAAGAGAATCACTTCTTTAATGGCAGACACTGAGGACAGAGGGAATGGAAGAAGAGGAGCTTGTCTTtaaaagggggggggctgagaGCTAGAAGCACAGAACAGCGATCACATCAGGCGAAGGCGCGGGGTGGCGGGGGGAGGAGCGGGGCATCGAGAAGCCGCTACAATGCTTCGAGAGGGCGCTAACTGACTCACGCTGGTCAACGTTGTGACTCGCTCAAGCAGAGAAAATACCTGGCAGGACTGAGGGAggggagaaaacaaagatgggGGATGGAGGTGAGATGGGGGAGATTCAAGAGAAGaaaattcaaagaaaattCAAACAGAAACATCAGGAGACAAAGCACAGGAAGGTTTCTGGATCTAGAAAAGGGGGAAACTGTGACAATGGTTAAATACAGAGACA is part of the Syngnathus acus chromosome 6, fSynAcu1.2, whole genome shotgun sequence genome and encodes:
- the sv2 gene encoding synaptic vesicle glycoprotein 2C codes for the protein MPGFSSTGDQEPLLTSKRQLANESDSEEGETLFERRTTFVPRDANEDRQTRLTYEEAVEAAGFGWFHWLLLLVCGWANASDAVEIVCVSFLLPTARCDLQLSSSDMGLLTASIFLGMMVGGYVWGYLADQRGRRSVLVVSLSVNGLFGGLSSVAPWFWLFLLLRFISGVGVGGSIPVVFSYFAEFMPRLKRGRMISALATFWMAGNILAAGLAWLVIPRTWMHFSMGRLNFQSWRLFVVLCAVPSVTSAIIFKLFMPESPKFLMEVGRETEAIHVFRHMFQLNTRGKGASWPEFSLHVNAKQRAYENNTPRPCGRLAALLQKAAMPVRRMFAANLKSRSTVLLIIFYCISFGYYGLWMWFPELFSRLEAGSSPCTNTSAPAQQPNRSCYPVKTVVYEEGFLIAAANLPGNIFTILAMDYIGGKLLLSLSLLVSSLSVFLIYLVQTKSQSLLLSCLFSGVSVMAWNALDVVATELYPTQLRSSALGFFTGAGRVAAIMGNVVFGNMLDSACAVPILLVSAMLLTGGLSAFFLPRTKQMELT